One window of the Gloeomargarita sp. SKYB120 genome contains the following:
- a CDS encoding polyprenyl synthetase family protein, which yields MSQATGVSAKRAEFDLSAYLKERQQWIEEALSAAIPVRYPERIYEAMRYSLLGSGKRLRPILCLASCELAGGTVEMAMPTACALEMVHTMSLIHDDLPAMDNDDYRRGRLTNHKIYGEAIAILSGDGLLAYAFEWLVRQTRGVPAEAVLEVVARLGHAVAATGLVGGQVVDLESEGKTDVSLETLHFIHTHKTGALLEISVVSGAILAGAGQDLIDALTDYAQKIGLAFQIVDDILDITGTTEELGKTTGKDQKARKVTYPSLWGLEESRRQAEQLVYEAKNRLDPWGDKAIPLQALADFIVARTH from the coding sequence ATGAGTCAAGCGACGGGTGTGAGTGCCAAGCGTGCCGAATTTGACCTATCGGCGTACTTGAAGGAGCGGCAACAGTGGATTGAAGAAGCGTTGTCGGCGGCCATACCCGTGCGTTACCCCGAACGGATTTACGAGGCGATGCGCTACTCGCTACTGGGGAGCGGCAAACGGTTGCGTCCCATCCTGTGTCTTGCCAGTTGTGAATTGGCGGGGGGCACGGTGGAAATGGCCATGCCGACTGCCTGTGCGCTGGAGATGGTTCACACCATGTCCCTGATCCACGACGACCTGCCAGCGATGGATAACGACGACTACCGGCGGGGCCGCTTGACCAACCACAAAATCTACGGGGAAGCCATCGCCATTCTCTCGGGGGATGGATTGCTGGCCTATGCGTTTGAGTGGCTCGTACGACAGACGCGGGGAGTGCCCGCCGAAGCCGTGTTAGAGGTCGTAGCGCGGTTGGGCCATGCGGTCGCGGCAACTGGGCTAGTTGGGGGCCAAGTCGTAGATTTGGAGTCGGAAGGCAAAACCGATGTGAGCTTGGAAACCCTGCATTTTATCCACACCCATAAAACCGGCGCGTTGTTGGAAATTTCAGTGGTCTCCGGCGCAATTTTAGCCGGCGCTGGGCAAGATCTCATTGATGCGCTAACCGACTACGCCCAGAAGATTGGTTTAGCGTTTCAAATTGTGGACGATATTTTGGACATCACCGGCACTACCGAAGAACTGGGGAAAACCACTGGCAAAGACCAAAAAGCTCGCAAAGTGACCTATCCCAGCCTGTGGGGCCTGGAAGAATCCCGTCGCCAAGCCGAACAACTGGTTTATGAAGCCAAAAACCGGTTAGACCCCTGGGGAGACAAGGCGATTCCTCTGCAAGCGCTTGCAGATTTCATCGTCGCCCGCACCCATTAA
- a CDS encoding photosystem II protein T, protein MEALTYTVLLVGALGVIFFAIFFREPPRIDPSVRREEK, encoded by the coding sequence ATGGAAGCATTGACCTACACCGTACTGCTGGTGGGCGCTCTGGGTGTAATCTTTTTCGCCATCTTTTTCCGCGAACCGCCCCGCATTGACCCCAGCGTGCGCAGGGAGGAGAAGTAA
- a CDS encoding MarC family NAAT transporter: protein MFYVRLNVFSYSYCPRPDEWQDGVKGFIASMMSSSLSWVLGTVAILFPIANPVGAIPVFYSLTANDTHRYRLRQAQKTALNVFIILALFLLSGRLILDFFGISLAVVRIAGGLIVAHTAWEMVTSQQRLTVQEHAEAVDKEDISFTPMAVPLISGPGAIGVIISLSTRCHYWSEYLSCFLGIFLFSVILYLCLALGEPLMKRLGQTGMGAINRIFGFLILAIAVQLIADGTTEILKTAL, encoded by the coding sequence TTGTTCTACGTCAGACTAAATGTTTTTAGCTATAGCTATTGCCCCAGGCCTGATGAATGGCAAGATGGAGTTAAAGGGTTTATAGCGTCAATGATGTCTTCTTCTTTATCGTGGGTATTGGGAACGGTTGCCATCCTATTTCCTATTGCAAATCCAGTGGGTGCCATCCCTGTCTTTTACAGTCTGACAGCGAATGATACTCACCGATACCGCTTGCGTCAGGCGCAAAAAACAGCTCTCAATGTGTTTATTATCCTGGCATTATTTTTGCTAAGCGGCAGGTTGATTTTAGACTTCTTTGGAATTTCCCTAGCTGTTGTGCGAATTGCTGGTGGGCTAATTGTTGCGCATACCGCTTGGGAAATGGTAACTTCTCAGCAGCGGCTAACGGTGCAAGAACATGCAGAGGCAGTGGATAAGGAGGATATTTCCTTTACACCAATGGCTGTGCCGCTCATTAGTGGGCCAGGCGCAATTGGGGTAATTATTAGCCTTTCCACACGCTGCCATTACTGGTCTGAATATCTCAGTTGTTTTCTGGGTATCTTCCTATTTAGCGTTATCCTGTATTTGTGTTTGGCGCTCGGTGAACCTTTGATGAAGCGATTGGGGCAAACGGGAATGGGGGCAATCAACCGCATTTTTGGGTTCCTGATCCTAGCGATTGCTGTGCAGTTGATTGCCGATGGAACAACGGAAATTCTGAAAACCGCTCTATGA
- a CDS encoding divergent PAP2 family protein has protein sequence MAAWNGVLLVALLACGLAQATKSLIALVQQRQWHPKTLIQSGGMPSSHAALVAALAVAVGQTWGWNGPEFAIAVVVALIVMYDASGVRLAASRHARLLNQMVDTLRREHQEFQDQNRLHELLGHTPAQVLAGGLLGVMVALVLTPWLQA, from the coding sequence ATGGCGGCGTGGAACGGGGTACTGCTGGTAGCACTCCTGGCCTGTGGATTAGCGCAGGCTACGAAATCCCTGATTGCCCTAGTGCAGCAGCGGCAATGGCACCCCAAAACCCTGATTCAATCGGGGGGAATGCCTAGTTCCCATGCAGCGCTAGTGGCCGCTTTAGCTGTGGCCGTTGGTCAGACCTGGGGTTGGAATGGGCCAGAATTTGCTATTGCTGTCGTCGTAGCGCTGATTGTTATGTACGACGCCTCAGGGGTCCGCTTGGCTGCCAGTCGCCATGCTCGCTTGCTCAACCAGATGGTGGACACCCTGCGCCGCGAACACCAGGAGTTTCAAGACCAAAACCGGTTGCACGAACTCCTAGGACATACGCCGGCCCAGGTATTAGCGGGCGGTCTGCTAGGTGTGATGGTTGCGCTGGTGTTGACGCCTTGGTTGCAGGCGTAG
- the rsmI gene encoding 16S rRNA (cytidine(1402)-2'-O)-methyltransferase, whose translation MTAATKGRLYLVATPIGNLEDITLRALRVLREVDLIAAEDTRHTGKLLQHFGITTPQLSYHQHNQRQRQAELLVRLHAGAQIALVTDAGMPGISDPGQELVQACIEQGIPVTPIPGCNAAITALCASGLPTDSFLFLGFLPPKETARRRVLEQVRAVEATLIFYEAPHRLGASLATMADVLGRERWCVIARELTKLHETFWRGTLQQAAEAFQASPPRGEITVVVAGAAPRCSLPLEQVQPEIERLLAQGCSCREIAQQLAETTGLPRRTLYQLALTCDRRGS comes from the coding sequence ATGACGGCAGCAACTAAGGGACGCTTGTATCTAGTGGCGACCCCCATCGGCAATTTGGAGGACATTACCTTGCGGGCGCTGCGGGTGCTCCGGGAAGTGGACCTAATCGCCGCCGAAGACACCCGTCACACTGGCAAATTGCTCCAGCATTTCGGCATCACGACGCCCCAGCTGAGTTACCACCAGCACAACCAGCGACAACGACAAGCGGAACTGCTGGTTCGCCTGCACGCCGGGGCCCAGATTGCCCTGGTGACCGATGCGGGGATGCCAGGCATTAGCGACCCCGGTCAGGAACTGGTCCAAGCCTGTATCGAGCAGGGGATTCCCGTTACACCCATTCCCGGCTGCAACGCCGCTATCACAGCCCTGTGTGCCAGTGGCTTGCCGACAGATTCGTTCCTATTTCTGGGTTTTCTACCCCCCAAGGAAACGGCTCGTCGCCGGGTTCTAGAGCAAGTACGAGCAGTCGAAGCGACTCTCATCTTCTATGAAGCCCCCCACCGGTTAGGTGCGAGTTTGGCCACCATGGCCGATGTTCTCGGCAGGGAGCGGTGGTGTGTGATTGCCCGCGAGCTGACTAAACTCCACGAGACATTTTGGCGGGGAACCCTGCAACAAGCCGCCGAGGCGTTTCAGGCGTCTCCCCCACGAGGAGAGATCACAGTAGTGGTGGCCGGCGCGGCACCCCGTTGCTCACTACCCCTGGAGCAAGTGCAACCAGAAATTGAACGTTTACTGGCCCAAGGATGCAGTTGCCGAGAAATTGCCCAGCAGTTAGCGGAAACCACCGGTTTACCCAGGCGTACACTGTACCAACTGGCCTTGACGTGCGACCGGCGGGGGAGTTGA
- a CDS encoding sugar phosphate nucleotidyltransferase, whose amino-acid sequence MTVRFVPVVLAGGKGERFWPLSRYDKPKQFLSLDGSGRTLLQNTVARFPDWAEAVWVITRASLVPLVREQLPDVAPERIIGEPEPRDTAPAVAWMTWELQQRYGPETVVGIFPADHWIPDVAAFQHTLAQAVDVAAHTQSIVTLGIQPTHPATGYGYIQRGEPVTGGAYRVQQFTEKPDVAQAVQMLATSEYYWNGGMFIFPAGVMWRELTQYAPAIAQPLQERGIAAYGELPKISIDYAVMEHTQRAVVLPVSFPWDDLGDWRSLERLPTRPLPMQHVDWQSTGVQVYSTNPQELVATLGLQDVIVVRDGPVTLVVAADRTQEMKKLLAHLQAQGYGAYL is encoded by the coding sequence ATGACAGTGCGTTTTGTGCCGGTGGTGCTCGCTGGGGGCAAAGGGGAACGCTTCTGGCCCTTGAGTCGCTACGACAAACCTAAGCAATTTCTCTCGCTCGATGGCAGTGGCCGGACGTTGCTCCAGAACACCGTGGCGCGCTTTCCCGATTGGGCGGAAGCGGTGTGGGTTATTACTCGGGCCAGTCTCGTGCCCCTGGTGCGCGAACAATTGCCTGATGTAGCACCTGAACGAATCATAGGGGAACCGGAACCGCGCGATACCGCACCGGCAGTGGCCTGGATGACGTGGGAGTTACAGCAGCGGTATGGCCCGGAAACGGTGGTGGGTATTTTCCCAGCGGACCACTGGATTCCCGACGTGGCAGCGTTTCAGCACACCCTTGCCCAAGCGGTGGACGTGGCGGCCCACACCCAGAGCATTGTCACGCTAGGGATTCAACCCACGCACCCGGCGACTGGTTATGGCTATATCCAACGGGGAGAACCGGTGACCGGCGGGGCCTATCGTGTCCAGCAGTTTACCGAAAAGCCGGATGTAGCCCAGGCGGTGCAGATGCTGGCCACCAGCGAGTACTACTGGAACGGTGGAATGTTTATTTTTCCGGCGGGGGTGATGTGGCGGGAATTGACCCAGTACGCGCCTGCGATTGCCCAACCCTTGCAGGAACGTGGGATAGCCGCCTACGGGGAGTTGCCCAAGATCAGCATTGACTACGCCGTGATGGAACACACCCAGCGGGCGGTGGTGTTACCGGTGAGTTTCCCCTGGGATGACCTGGGAGACTGGCGCAGTTTGGAACGGTTACCCACTCGCCCCTTGCCCATGCAACACGTGGATTGGCAGAGCACTGGCGTCCAAGTGTACAGCACTAATCCCCAGGAACTGGTAGCCACGCTGGGGTTACAAGATGTGATTGTTGTTCGCGATGGACCGGTGACCTTGGTGGTGGCCGCCGACCGCACGCAGGAGATGAAAAAACTACTGGCCCACTTGCAGGCCCAAGGCTACGGAGCCTACCTGTGA
- a CDS encoding prephenate/arogenate dehydrogenase: MHIGIVGLGLIGGSLALDWQRAGHTVTGVSRQAKTVALALERGAIDRGGTDLSLVSTCRVVVLCVPLHQMVPVAQALCPYLRTDAILTDVGSVKAPLVRTLTPLWPGFIGGHPMAGTEQQGIEAAQPGLFRQRPYVLTPTPQTNAQQLARLEQLVTELDAQVLICDAETHDRAVAWISHLPIWVSAALIAACAQESDPQVARLAQQLAGPGWRDTTRVGGGNPELGVCLAQFNREYLLQGLRRYLAELSQIIQMVEKQDLPALTTYLQDTQQLRQGMTLPP; the protein is encoded by the coding sequence ATGCACATTGGTATCGTCGGGTTAGGGCTGATTGGAGGGTCCTTAGCCCTCGACTGGCAACGGGCTGGGCATACCGTCACTGGCGTCAGCCGGCAAGCAAAAACCGTCGCCCTAGCCTTGGAACGGGGGGCAATTGACCGAGGCGGTACCGATTTATCCCTGGTGAGCACCTGTCGCGTCGTGGTGCTGTGCGTGCCCTTGCATCAAATGGTGCCGGTCGCCCAGGCGCTCTGCCCCTACCTACGCACTGACGCCATTTTAACGGATGTGGGGTCGGTCAAGGCTCCCCTAGTCCGCACGCTGACGCCCCTGTGGCCCGGATTTATCGGTGGGCACCCGATGGCGGGCACTGAACAACAAGGCATAGAGGCGGCGCAACCGGGACTCTTTCGGCAACGGCCCTACGTACTCACGCCCACCCCGCAGACCAATGCCCAGCAATTGGCGCGGTTGGAGCAGTTGGTGACCGAACTCGACGCCCAGGTGTTGATTTGCGATGCCGAGACCCACGACCGGGCAGTCGCCTGGATTTCCCATCTACCTATTTGGGTGAGTGCTGCACTCATTGCGGCCTGTGCCCAGGAATCGGACCCCCAGGTGGCTCGCCTGGCCCAACAACTGGCCGGTCCAGGGTGGCGGGATACGACGCGCGTGGGGGGCGGTAATCCTGAGCTGGGTGTGTGTTTGGCCCAGTTCAACCGGGAATATCTGCTCCAGGGATTGCGCCGGTACCTGGCGGAGTTGAGCCAAATCATCCAGATGGTGGAAAAGCAGGACCTGCCGGCCTTGACCACCTATCTCCAGGACACGCAACAGCTTCGCCAGGGGATGACCTTGCCCCCCTAA